A genomic region of Phragmites australis chromosome 2, lpPhrAust1.1, whole genome shotgun sequence contains the following coding sequences:
- the LOC133910247 gene encoding aspartyl protease AED3-like: MSPLSLLVLVLLSNFWAAATAVRSSTLHLARSHSVSPDVGAPITTWAASLAAQSAADAARVTMLAAGPAHAKKGHSFVPIAPGWQILNIPNYVARARLGTPAQTLLVAIDPSNDAAWVPCSACTGCASGPSFSPTQSATYLPVSCGSPQCSQVPSPSCPGGAGSSCAFNLTYAASTFQALLGQDSLALENDAIASYTFGCLHVITGTSLPPQGLIGFGRGPLSFLSQTKDVYGSVFSYCLPNYKSSNFSGTLKLGPIGQPKKIKTTPLLYNPRRPSLYYVNMVGIRVGGKPVPVPASALAFDLVSGSGTIIDAGTMFTRLSAPVYTAVRDAFRRRVRAPVAGPLGGFDTCYNVTITVPTITFAFAGPVTVTLPEENVMIHSSSGGIACLAMAAGPPDGVNAALNVLASMQQQNHRVLFDVANSRVGFSRELCTA; this comes from the coding sequence ATGTCACCGCTTAGCCTTTTAGTCCTCGTCCTCTTGTCAAACTTCTGGGCCGCTGCCACTGCTGTGCGCAGCTCGACACTGCACCTGGCACGCTCTCACTCTGTGTCGCCCGACGTCGGGGCACCAATCACAACTTGGGCGGCCTCTCTCGCTGCCCAGTCGGCAGCCGACGCAGCACGCGTGACCATGCTCGCCGCGGGGCCTGCTCATGCCAAGAAAGGCCACTCGTTCGTGCCGATCGCGCCGGGCTGGCAGATCCTCAACATCCCCAACTACGTCGCCCGCGCGCGCCTTGGCACGCCGGCGCAGACGCTCCTCGTCGCCATCGACCCCAGCAACGACGCCGCGTGGGTGCCATGCAGCGCCTGCACGGGTTGTGCCTCGGGGCCGTCCTTCTCCCCGACGCAATCAGCCACGTACCTCCCGGTGAGCTGCGGCTCGCCGCAGTGCTCGCAGGTGCCCAGCCCTTCGTGCCCCGGCGGGGCGGGCTCGTCGTGCGCTTTTAACCTTACGTACGCGGCGTCCACGTTCCAAGCGTTGCTCGGACAGGACTCCCTTGCCCTCGAGAACGACGCCATCGCGTCGTACACTTTTGGGTGCCTCCATGTTATCACGGGCACCTCCCTGCCGCCGCAGGGGCTCATCGGCTTCGGCCGCGGGCCCCTATCCTTCTTGTCACAGACCAAGGACGTGTACGGCTCCGTCTTCTCCTACTGCCTTCCAAACTACAAGTCCTCCAACTTCTCGGGCACTCTCAAGCTAGGTCCCATTGGGCAACCTAAGAAGATCAAGACGACGCCATTGCTTTACAACCCTCGACGCCCCTCCCTCTACTACGTCAACATGGTCGGCATCCGTGTTGGCGGCAAGCCCGTGCCGGTGCCGGCATCAGCTCTTGCGTTCGACCTGGTGAGTGGCAGTGGGACCATCATTGACGCCGGGACAATGTTCACGCGGCTGTCTGCCCCGGTGTACACCGCCGTGCGCGACGCGTTCCGGCGCAGGGTGCGGGCGCCGGTGGCGGGGCCGCTCGGCGGGTTCGACACGTGCTACAACGTCACGATCACGGTGCCGACCATCACGTTCGCGTTCGCCGGACCGGTCACCGTGACGCTGCCCGAAGAGAACGTGATGATCCACAGCTCGTCGGGAGGCATCGCGTgcctggcgatggcggcggGGCCGCCGGACGGCGTGAACGCGGCGCTCAACGTGCTGGCCAGCATGCAGCAGCAGAACCACCGCGTGCTGTTCGACGTCGCCAACTCCCGCGTCGGATTCTCGCGCGAACTCTGCACGGCCTGA